One genomic segment of Bradyrhizobium diazoefficiens includes these proteins:
- a CDS encoding alpha/beta fold hydrolase, whose product MKRGIAVFASAAALMGFFYFVAGKWVIRHKTVEMADILRDGRDVTVEISVRRDREIQSIAEMIELPVVILSHGNTVKHTEYSFLTNTFAARGYLVASIQHDLSTDDPMVTKAGEEYVGRRSQYNRGIANILFTIDRLKQLYPNADYRHLTLVGHSNGGDVSMYFAKLHPELVKKVVTLDNLRVPFVIDGRIKILSFRSKDPQFKPDPGVVPDDETCAKAGIQVVKTEFQHNDLSDRGSDQVKGFIEGAVHDFLNELGEDDSPFNLPRLAKSRPTIDQLAAAAPER is encoded by the coding sequence ATGAAGCGAGGCATTGCCGTTTTCGCCTCAGCCGCGGCGCTGATGGGCTTCTTCTATTTCGTTGCCGGCAAATGGGTGATCCGCCACAAGACTGTCGAGATGGCCGACATCCTGCGCGATGGCCGCGACGTGACCGTCGAAATCTCGGTGCGCCGCGACCGCGAGATCCAGTCGATCGCCGAAATGATCGAGCTGCCGGTGGTGATCCTCAGCCACGGCAACACGGTCAAGCATACCGAGTACTCGTTCCTCACCAACACATTCGCCGCGCGCGGCTATCTGGTCGCCAGCATCCAGCACGATCTTTCGACCGACGATCCCATGGTGACGAAGGCCGGCGAGGAATATGTCGGCCGCCGCTCGCAATACAACCGCGGCATCGCCAACATCCTGTTCACGATCGACCGGCTCAAGCAGCTCTACCCGAATGCGGATTACCGCCACCTCACTCTGGTCGGCCATTCGAACGGCGGCGACGTCTCGATGTACTTCGCCAAGCTCCATCCGGAGCTGGTGAAGAAGGTCGTCACGCTCGACAATCTGCGCGTGCCCTTCGTCATCGACGGCAGGATCAAGATCCTGTCCTTCCGCTCGAAGGATCCGCAGTTCAAGCCCGATCCAGGCGTCGTCCCTGATGACGAGACCTGCGCCAAGGCCGGCATTCAGGTGGTGAAGACCGAATTCCAGCATAACGATCTCAGTGACCGCGGCTCGGACCAGGTCAAGGGCTTCATCGAAGGCGCGGTGCACGACTTCCTCAACGAGCTCGGCGAGGACGACAGCCCGTTCAACCTGCCGCGCCTGGCAAAGTCGCGGCCCACCATCGACCAGTTGGCGGCCGCGGCGCCTGAGCGTTGA
- a CDS encoding L,D-transpeptidase, protein MRFPRMRSFLIAFTSLMLLSAGTAQAKVDITIDKDNQQMTVVVDGVTRYHWPVSTGIPSRETPNGSFRAFRMEEDHFSKEFDDAPMPHSIFFTKIGHAIHGTDSVGRLGTPASHGCVRLSRQNASTLYALVQQQGVLNTTVTLTGSAQVALARNPRGRANTAIARAPQEPAEEQYATTGDPVNLAPPAQPARRYMPQDDNYIYPADGSDTGARYPAPRPITRPYGAQAYQQLPQPQPTYDPAYGQQGGYYQPQPRQVYQPRGYYYQN, encoded by the coding sequence ATGCGTTTCCCTCGGATGCGTTCATTTTTAATCGCGTTCACTTCCCTGATGCTTTTGAGCGCGGGCACCGCGCAGGCCAAGGTCGACATCACCATCGACAAGGACAATCAGCAGATGACTGTCGTCGTCGACGGCGTGACCCGCTATCACTGGCCGGTGTCGACCGGCATCCCCTCACGCGAGACGCCGAACGGCAGCTTCCGCGCCTTCCGCATGGAAGAGGATCACTTCTCGAAGGAATTCGACGACGCGCCGATGCCGCATTCGATCTTCTTCACCAAGATCGGCCACGCCATCCACGGCACCGACTCGGTCGGTCGACTGGGCACGCCTGCCTCGCATGGCTGCGTGCGGCTGTCGCGCCAGAACGCCTCGACGCTCTACGCGCTGGTGCAGCAACAGGGCGTGCTCAACACCACGGTGACGCTGACCGGCTCGGCGCAGGTCGCGCTGGCGCGCAATCCGCGCGGCCGCGCCAACACCGCAATCGCTCGCGCCCCGCAGGAGCCTGCTGAAGAACAGTACGCCACCACTGGCGATCCCGTGAACCTGGCGCCGCCGGCGCAGCCCGCCCGCCGCTACATGCCGCAGGACGACAATTACATCTATCCGGCCGATGGCAGCGACACCGGCGCGCGCTATCCGGCACCGCGCCCGATCACCCGCCCCTATGGGGCCCAGGCCTACCAGCAGCTGCCGCAACCGCAGCCGACCTACGACCCGGCCTATGGCCAGCAGGGCGGTTATTATCAGCCGCAGCCGCGGCAAGTTTATCAGCCGCGCGGCTATTACTACCAGAACTGA